A region from the Plutella xylostella chromosome 6, ilPluXylo3.1, whole genome shotgun sequence genome encodes:
- the LOC105390473 gene encoding uncharacterized protein LOC105390473 isoform X1 — MLPTSVVVTSIKCLLLLTTATVYGQDINYLSTFKDYLNSQVNQPYVYEDALLLNQQDSGDNVIIEVNFKVSEKSNPKSFKLLKCTATIASDQDGGLSLPEGHHCQEDLAVARYNVTDNVDGQDQAEEASTEVIHEILVELDNEVQSDTAVTSGEQFVAVPRQSPEAPCIGCSSIVNTSAAGVTDLARLAVADLNRHVTNATHTLDQVLRVERQVQVNGVRYIMTLAVDYIDTNQESGSKTCKISILEKPWVKRLDGSKYRAVLSNNCTEEWIYDVNNDNNNDEDNIKAIHTVEAQAAPSTERTLTDEELKLLEDQIIPNTQDKLQENVPTTTETQTSATEKVQNVFEVNSSPDLYNKEETGENREPVLTKEKQEVIDGLMNFFDDRDDLVNLEKNLLRRQTLQKRDVANENINSVDKVQSHPKIKFVGAPATVDPSDPKYRVIAEKSLKKYTADTGLGSEYSVLSVERASTQLVAGTLTRVDFTAGARDQPVRCHSVLYERPWENFEQLNVTCDFHNLKKREMPGAPQALNVSDPKYHALAVEALAKYTLDSGDPTPYQVVSVLSGTKQVVAGSSTRLVFAVRAAPAGPATATCEAVVWEQPWRKFKEINVTCNLKNRQKREAPNDQESVEKHQTIVRNHPEINFVGAPATVDPSDPKYRVIAEKSLKKYTADTGLGSEYSVLSVERASTQLVAGTLTRVDFTAGARDQPVRCHSVLYERPWENFEQLNVTCDFHNLKKRGMLGAPEALNVSDPKYHALAVEALAKYTLDSGDPTPYQVVSVLSGSEQVVAGSSTRLVFAVRAAPTGPATATCEAVVWEQPWRKFKEIKVTCNLENRQKRESPSVQESVEKHQTIVRSHPEINFVGAPATVDASDPKYRVIAEKSLKKYTADTGLGSEYSVLSVEHATTQLVAGTLTTVDFTAGARDQPVRCHSVLYERPWENFEQLNVTCDFHNLKKRGMPGAPEALNVSDPKYHALAVEALGKYTMDSGDTTPYQVVSVLSGTKQVVAGSSTRLVFAVRAAPTGPATATCEAVVWEQPWRKFKEINVTCNLNNRQKRETPNALPADEQILVQEAIERYQQLSNTKYAYRVMKVLNVTRQSPEGLITKMEFEVSPTKCKVTDDIATIRACELRHTHAKLLCLTTVHQNSPTDQKTFDIICEEKQKKHKHPIDNDENVQQLIQEAIDKLESNQLHTNKQRLLQIHKHYTNVTSTKVTTIDFDLAYTSCLKYEIIEDVENCKFIDSIPPRHCVASVYERHWMTNGKYIDVNCDNDEQAVAGETIDSNVTMALANEALKHVEAKYPHPNKQIVVKIISAERQVVAGVHWRLKMEVGLSTCPALTPRANCRRDSDAPTKFCRANIWVQPSGDHPPIYRVSCEDQDEATTEMYEKLQAQKLFADFVGTYRPTYALDRIELGRRFEIFRENVKKMHELNTHERGTATYGVTRFADLTREEFTKRHLGLKPELKDHNQIPRAMASIPQVELPAGFDWREKGAVTEVKNQGACGSCWAFSVTGNVEGQYQLKTGKLLSLSEQELVDCDKLDNGCNGGLPDNAYRAIEQLGGLEVESDYPYDGADDKCSFNKTLSRVQISGAVNISSDETDMAKWLVQHGPISIGINANAMQFYVGGVSHPWKMLCNPKNIDHGVLIVGYGVKQYPLFKRTMPYWIVKNSWGPLWGEQGYYRVYRGDGTCGVNQMASSALI, encoded by the exons ATGCTACCCACTAGTGTAGTGGTCACCtccataaaatgtttattattattaacaactGCTACTGTGTATGGACAGGATATAAACTACTTGAGTACCTTTAAGGATTACTTAAATAGTCAAGTGAATCAGCCCTATGTGTACGAAGATGCATTGCTGTTAAACCAACAGGATTCG GGCGATAACGTCATAATAGAGGTAAACTTCAAAGTGAGTGAGAAAAGCAACCCCAAGTCGTTTAAGCTTCTGAAATGCACAGCGACCATCGCGAGCGACCAAGATGGCGGATTGAGTCTGCCGGAGGGCCACCACTGCCAAGAAGACCTGGCGGTGGCGCGGTACAACGTCACTGACAACGTGGATGGACAGGACCAGGCTGAGGAAGCCTCCACGGAGGTTATACATGAGATACTCGTGGAACTCGACAATGAGGTTCAGTCTGATACTGCT GTGACGTCAGGCGAGCAGTTCGTGGCGGTGCCGCGGCAGTCGCCCGAAGCGCCCTGCATCGGGTGCTCCTCCATAGTGAACACCTCGGCCGCCGGGGTCACTGACCTGGCGCGGCTGGCCGTGGCTGATCTGAACCGCCACGTCACCAACGCCACCCACACCCTGGACCAAGTGCTGCGAGTCGAGAGGCAGGTTCAG GTAAATGGCGTCCGCTACATAATGACGCTTGCCGTCGATTATATCGACACCAATCAGGAGAGTGGGAGTAAAACTTGCAAAATCTCAATTTTAGAGAAACCATGGGTCAAACGCTTGGATGGGTCCAAATATAGAGCAGTGCTGTCTAATAACTGCACAGAAGAGTGGATCTATGACGTCAACAATGATAATAACAATGACGAGGATAATATAAAAGCCATTCACACGGTCGAAGCTCAGGCTGCACCATCCACCGAAAGAACCCTGACTGATGAAGAACTCAAACTACTTGAAGATCAAATTATCCCCAACACACAAGACAAACTTCAAGAAAATGTTCCTACAACTACTGAAACTCAAACATCTGCTACGGAGAAAGTCCAAAACGTATTTGAAGTAAATTCGTCCCCTGATCTTTACAACAAGGAAGAAACTGGCGAAAATAGAGAGCCAGTTTTAACCAAAGAAAAACAGGAAGTCATCGACGGATTGATGAATTTCTTTGATGATCGAGATGATTTAGTTAATTTGGAAAAAAATCTGTTGCGTCGACAAACTCTACAAAAACGAGATGTGGcgaatgaaaatataaactcGGTGGATAAG GTGCAAAGTCATCCCAAAATCAAATTCGTCGGCGCCCCCGCCACCGTAGACCCCAGTGATCCGAAATACCGTGTCATTGCCGAAAAATCTTTGAAGAAATACACCGCAGACACAGGGCTAGGCTCGGAGTACTCCGTGCTGTCCGTGGAGCGTGCGTCGACGCAGCTGGTGGCTGGCACGCTCACTAGAGTGGACTTCACCGCCGGCGCGCGCGACCAGCCCGTGCGCTGCCACTCTGTGCTGTACGAGCGCCCGTGGGAGAACTTCGAGCAACTCAACGTCACCTGTGACTTTCACAACCTAAAGAAACGGGAAATGCCGGGTGCTCCTCAAGCGTTGAATGTGAGCGACCCAAAATACCACGCTTTAGCCGTGGAGGCTCTGGCCAAGTACACGCTGGACAGCGGGGACCCGACCCCGTACCAGGTGGTGTCGGTGCTGAGCGGCACTAAGCAGGTGGTGGCGGGGTCATCGACCAGGCTGGTGTTCGCGGTgcgcgccgcgccggccgGGCCCGCGACCGCCACCTGCGAGGCCGTGGTGTGGGAACAACCGTGGAGGAAATTCAAGGAAATCAATGTCACCTGCAATTTGAAAAACCGACAGAAACGTGAAGCGCCAAATGATCAAGAGTCTGTTGAAAAACACCAAACCATA GTGCGAAATCATCCCGAAATCAACTTCGTCGGCGCCCCCGCCACCGTAGACCCCAGTGATCCGAAATACCGAGTCATTGCGGAGAAATCTTTGAAGAAATACACAGCAGACACAGGGCTAGGCTCGGAGTACTCCGTGCTGTCCGTGGAGCGTGCGTCGACGCAGCTGGTGGCCGGCACGCTCACTAGAGTGGACTTCACCGCCGGCGCGCGCGACCAGCCCGTGCGCTGCCACTCCGTGCTGTACGAGCGCCCGTGGGAGAACTTCGAGCAACTCAACGTCACCTGTGACTTTCACAACCTAAAGAAACGGGGAATGCTGGGTGCTCCTGAAGCGTTGAATGTGAGCGACCCTAAATACCACGCTCTAGCCGTGGAGGCTCTGGCCAAGTACACGCTGGACAGCGGGGACCCGACCCCGTACCAGGTGGTGTCGGTGCTGAGCGGCTCTGAGCAGGTGGTGGCGGGGTCATCGACCAGGCTGGTGTTCGCGGTGCGCGCTGCGCCGACTGGGCCCGCGACCGCCACCTGCGAGGCCGTGGTGTGGGAACAACCGTGGAGGAAATTCAAGGAGATCAAAGTTACCTGCAATTTGGAAAACCGACAGAAACGTGAATCGCCAAGTGTTCAAGAGTCTGTTGAAAAACACCAAACCATA GTGCGAAGTCATCCCGAAATTAACTTCGTCGGCGCCCCCGCCACCGTAGATGCCAGTGATCCGAAATACCGAGTCATTGCCGAGAAATCTTTGAAGAAATACACCGCAGACACAGGGCTAGGCTCGGAGTATTCTGTGTTGTCCGTGGAGCACGCGACGACGCAGCTGGTGGCCGGCACGCTCACTACAGTGGACTTCACCGCCGGCGCGCGCGACCAGCCCGTGCGCTGCCACTCCGTGCTGTACGAGCGCCCGTGGGAGAACTTCGAGCAACTCAACGTCACCTGTGACTTTCACAACCTAAAGAAACGGGGAATGCCGGGTGCTCCTGAAGCGTTGAATGTGAGCGACCCAAAATACCACGCTCTAGCCGTGGAGGCTCTGGGCAAGTACACGATGGACAGCGGGGACACGACCCCGTACCAGGTGGTGTCGGTGCTGAGCGGCACTAAGCAGGTGGTGGCGGGGTCATCGACCAGGCTGGTGTTCGCGGTGCGCGCCGCGCCGACTGGGCCCGCGACCGCCACCTGCGAGGCCGTGGTGTGGGAACAACCGTGGAGGAAATTCAAAGAAATCAATGTCACCTGCAATTTGAATAACCGACAGAAACGTGAAACTCCAAACGCTCTTCCTGCTGACGAACAAATTCTGGTTCAAGAGGCTATTGAAAGATACCAGCAACTATCTAACACCAAATACGCATATCGTGTCATGAAAGTTCTCAATGTTACCAGGCAATCTCCAGAAGGTCTCATCACAAAAATGGAGTTTGAGGTTTCACCGACCAAGTGCAAAGTGACTGATGATATAGCTACTATACGTGCCTGTGAATTACGACACACACATGCCAAGTTGCTTTGCCTCACTACAGTCCATCAGAACTCCCCGACGGACCAGAAAACCTTCGATATCATATGTGAGGAAAAGCAAAAGAAGCACAAACATCCTATCGACAACGACGAAAATGTTCAGCAGCTGATACAGGAAGCTATAGACAAGTTGGAATCAAACCAACTACATACAAACAAGCAGCGTTTATTACAAATCCACAAACATTATACTAACGTGACGTCTACCAAAGTGACCACGATTGATTTCGACCTCGCCTACACGTCGTGTCTGAAGTACGAAATCATTGAGGATGTAGAGAACTGCAAGTTTATTGATAGCATTCCGCCGCGCCACTGCGTCGCTAGCGTATACGAGCGGCACTGGATGACCAACGGCAAATACATCGATGTCAATTGCGACAACGACGAGCAAGCCGTTGCTGGGGAAACTATAGATTCTAACGTAACCATGGCCTTGGCAAATGAAGCATTGAAGCACGTGGAAGCAAAATATCCTCATCCAAATAAACAGATAGTGGTGAAGATTATATCGGCGGAGAGGCAGGTGGTGGCGGGCGTGCACTGGCGGCTGAAGATGGAAGTGGGTCTTTCGACGTGCCCGGCGCTGACCCCGCGCGCCAACTGCCGCCGCGACTCCGATGCGCCAACAAAATTCTGTCGCGCCAACATCTGGGTGCAACCCTCAGGGGACCACCCGCCCATATACCGCGTCTCCTGCGAAGACCAAGACGAAGCCACCACGGAAATGTACGAGAAACTGCAGGCACAGAAACTCTTTGCAGACTTTGTAGGCACTTACAGACCTACCTATGCGTTAGACCGGATTGAACTTGGAAGACGATTTGAAATCTTCAGAGAAAACGTGAAGAAGATGCACGAATTGAACACACACGAGCGTGGCACGGCCACGTATGGCGTGACTCGCTTCGCGGATTTGACTCGGGAGGAGTTTACTAAGAGACATCTGGGGCTGAAGCCGGAGCTCAAGGACCACAACCAGATCCCCCGCGCGATGGCGTCGATACCACAAGTGGAGCTGCCTGCTGGGTTCGACTGGAGGGAGAAGGGCGCTGTGACGGAGGTGAAGAACCAGGGAGCTTGTGGCAGTTGCTGGGCGTTCAGCGTTACTG GCAACGTCGAGGGTCAATACCAGCTGAAGACGGGCAAGCTGTTGTCTCTCTCGGAGCAAGAGCTTGTAGACTGTGACAAGCTGGACAACGGCTGCAACGGGGGGCTCCCGGACAACGCTTACAG GGCCATAGAGCAACTGGGCGGGCTAGAAGTAGAGTCTGACTACCCATACGACGGCGCGGATGACAAATGTTCGTTCAACAAGACGCTGTCCCGGGTTCAGATCAGCGGCGCCGTCAACATATCTTCAGACGAGACGGATATGGCCAAGTGGCTCGTGCAGCATGGGCCTATATCTATTG GTATAAACGCGAACGCGATGCAGTTCTACGTGGGAGGAGTCTCTCACCCGTGGAAGATGCTGTGCAACCCCAAGAACATCGACCACGGCGTGCTCATCGTGGGATACGGGGTCAAAC AATACCCGCTATTCAAGCGAACCATGCCGTATTGGATCGTCAAAAACTCTTGGGGGCCGCTGTGGGGCGAGCAGGGCTACTACCGCGTGTACCGCGGCGACGGCACCTGCGGCGTCAACCAGATGGCCAGCAGCGCGCTCATATAG
- the LOC105390473 gene encoding uncharacterized protein LOC105390473 isoform X2 — protein sequence MLPTSVVVTSIKCLLLLTTATVYGQDINYLSTFKDYLNSQVNQPYVYEDALLLNQQDSGDNVIIEVNFKVSEKSNPKSFKLLKCTATIASDQDGGLSLPEGHHCQEDLAVARYNVTDNVDGQDQAEEASTEVIHEILVELDNEVQSDTAVTSGEQFVAVPRQSPEAPCIGCSSIVNTSAAGVTDLARLAVADLNRHVTNATHTLDQVLRVERQVQVNGVRYIMTLAVDYIDTNQESGSKTCKISILEKPWVKRLDGSKYRAVLSNNCTEEWIYDVNNDNNNDEDNIKAIHTVEAQAAPSTERTLTDEELKLLEDQIIPNTQDKLQENVPTTTETQTSATEKVQNVFEVNSSPDLYNKEETGENREPVLTKEKQEVIDGLMNFFDDRDDLVNLEKNLLRRQTLQKRDVANENINSVDKVQSHPKIKFVGAPATVDPSDPKYRVIAEKSLKKYTADTGLGSEYSVLSVERASTQLVAGTLTRVDFTAGARDQPVRCHSVLYERPWENFEQLNVTCDFHNLKKREMPGAPQALNVSDPKYHALAVEALAKYTLDSGDPTPYQVVSVLSGTKQVVAGSSTRLVFAVRAAPAGPATATCEAVVWEQPWRKFKEINVTCNLKNRQKREAPNDQESVEKHQTIVRSHPEINFVGAPATVDASDPKYRVIAEKSLKKYTADTGLGSEYSVLSVEHATTQLVAGTLTTVDFTAGARDQPVRCHSVLYERPWENFEQLNVTCDFHNLKKRGMPGAPEALNVSDPKYHALAVEALGKYTMDSGDTTPYQVVSVLSGTKQVVAGSSTRLVFAVRAAPTGPATATCEAVVWEQPWRKFKEINVTCNLNNRQKRETPNALPADEQILVQEAIERYQQLSNTKYAYRVMKVLNVTRQSPEGLITKMEFEVSPTKCKVTDDIATIRACELRHTHAKLLCLTTVHQNSPTDQKTFDIICEEKQKKHKHPIDNDENVQQLIQEAIDKLESNQLHTNKQRLLQIHKHYTNVTSTKVTTIDFDLAYTSCLKYEIIEDVENCKFIDSIPPRHCVASVYERHWMTNGKYIDVNCDNDEQAVAGETIDSNVTMALANEALKHVEAKYPHPNKQIVVKIISAERQVVAGVHWRLKMEVGLSTCPALTPRANCRRDSDAPTKFCRANIWVQPSGDHPPIYRVSCEDQDEATTEMYEKLQAQKLFADFVGTYRPTYALDRIELGRRFEIFRENVKKMHELNTHERGTATYGVTRFADLTREEFTKRHLGLKPELKDHNQIPRAMASIPQVELPAGFDWREKGAVTEVKNQGACGSCWAFSVTGNVEGQYQLKTGKLLSLSEQELVDCDKLDNGCNGGLPDNAYRAIEQLGGLEVESDYPYDGADDKCSFNKTLSRVQISGAVNISSDETDMAKWLVQHGPISIGINANAMQFYVGGVSHPWKMLCNPKNIDHGVLIVGYGVKQYPLFKRTMPYWIVKNSWGPLWGEQGYYRVYRGDGTCGVNQMASSALI from the exons ATGCTACCCACTAGTGTAGTGGTCACCtccataaaatgtttattattattaacaactGCTACTGTGTATGGACAGGATATAAACTACTTGAGTACCTTTAAGGATTACTTAAATAGTCAAGTGAATCAGCCCTATGTGTACGAAGATGCATTGCTGTTAAACCAACAGGATTCG GGCGATAACGTCATAATAGAGGTAAACTTCAAAGTGAGTGAGAAAAGCAACCCCAAGTCGTTTAAGCTTCTGAAATGCACAGCGACCATCGCGAGCGACCAAGATGGCGGATTGAGTCTGCCGGAGGGCCACCACTGCCAAGAAGACCTGGCGGTGGCGCGGTACAACGTCACTGACAACGTGGATGGACAGGACCAGGCTGAGGAAGCCTCCACGGAGGTTATACATGAGATACTCGTGGAACTCGACAATGAGGTTCAGTCTGATACTGCT GTGACGTCAGGCGAGCAGTTCGTGGCGGTGCCGCGGCAGTCGCCCGAAGCGCCCTGCATCGGGTGCTCCTCCATAGTGAACACCTCGGCCGCCGGGGTCACTGACCTGGCGCGGCTGGCCGTGGCTGATCTGAACCGCCACGTCACCAACGCCACCCACACCCTGGACCAAGTGCTGCGAGTCGAGAGGCAGGTTCAG GTAAATGGCGTCCGCTACATAATGACGCTTGCCGTCGATTATATCGACACCAATCAGGAGAGTGGGAGTAAAACTTGCAAAATCTCAATTTTAGAGAAACCATGGGTCAAACGCTTGGATGGGTCCAAATATAGAGCAGTGCTGTCTAATAACTGCACAGAAGAGTGGATCTATGACGTCAACAATGATAATAACAATGACGAGGATAATATAAAAGCCATTCACACGGTCGAAGCTCAGGCTGCACCATCCACCGAAAGAACCCTGACTGATGAAGAACTCAAACTACTTGAAGATCAAATTATCCCCAACACACAAGACAAACTTCAAGAAAATGTTCCTACAACTACTGAAACTCAAACATCTGCTACGGAGAAAGTCCAAAACGTATTTGAAGTAAATTCGTCCCCTGATCTTTACAACAAGGAAGAAACTGGCGAAAATAGAGAGCCAGTTTTAACCAAAGAAAAACAGGAAGTCATCGACGGATTGATGAATTTCTTTGATGATCGAGATGATTTAGTTAATTTGGAAAAAAATCTGTTGCGTCGACAAACTCTACAAAAACGAGATGTGGcgaatgaaaatataaactcGGTGGATAAG GTGCAAAGTCATCCCAAAATCAAATTCGTCGGCGCCCCCGCCACCGTAGACCCCAGTGATCCGAAATACCGTGTCATTGCCGAAAAATCTTTGAAGAAATACACCGCAGACACAGGGCTAGGCTCGGAGTACTCCGTGCTGTCCGTGGAGCGTGCGTCGACGCAGCTGGTGGCTGGCACGCTCACTAGAGTGGACTTCACCGCCGGCGCGCGCGACCAGCCCGTGCGCTGCCACTCTGTGCTGTACGAGCGCCCGTGGGAGAACTTCGAGCAACTCAACGTCACCTGTGACTTTCACAACCTAAAGAAACGGGAAATGCCGGGTGCTCCTCAAGCGTTGAATGTGAGCGACCCAAAATACCACGCTTTAGCCGTGGAGGCTCTGGCCAAGTACACGCTGGACAGCGGGGACCCGACCCCGTACCAGGTGGTGTCGGTGCTGAGCGGCACTAAGCAGGTGGTGGCGGGGTCATCGACCAGGCTGGTGTTCGCGGTgcgcgccgcgccggccgGGCCCGCGACCGCCACCTGCGAGGCCGTGGTGTGGGAACAACCGTGGAGGAAATTCAAGGAAATCAATGTCACCTGCAATTTGAAAAACCGACAGAAACGTGAAGCGCCAAATGATCAAGAGTCTGTTGAAAAACACCAAACCATA GTGCGAAGTCATCCCGAAATTAACTTCGTCGGCGCCCCCGCCACCGTAGATGCCAGTGATCCGAAATACCGAGTCATTGCCGAGAAATCTTTGAAGAAATACACCGCAGACACAGGGCTAGGCTCGGAGTATTCTGTGTTGTCCGTGGAGCACGCGACGACGCAGCTGGTGGCCGGCACGCTCACTACAGTGGACTTCACCGCCGGCGCGCGCGACCAGCCCGTGCGCTGCCACTCCGTGCTGTACGAGCGCCCGTGGGAGAACTTCGAGCAACTCAACGTCACCTGTGACTTTCACAACCTAAAGAAACGGGGAATGCCGGGTGCTCCTGAAGCGTTGAATGTGAGCGACCCAAAATACCACGCTCTAGCCGTGGAGGCTCTGGGCAAGTACACGATGGACAGCGGGGACACGACCCCGTACCAGGTGGTGTCGGTGCTGAGCGGCACTAAGCAGGTGGTGGCGGGGTCATCGACCAGGCTGGTGTTCGCGGTGCGCGCCGCGCCGACTGGGCCCGCGACCGCCACCTGCGAGGCCGTGGTGTGGGAACAACCGTGGAGGAAATTCAAAGAAATCAATGTCACCTGCAATTTGAATAACCGACAGAAACGTGAAACTCCAAACGCTCTTCCTGCTGACGAACAAATTCTGGTTCAAGAGGCTATTGAAAGATACCAGCAACTATCTAACACCAAATACGCATATCGTGTCATGAAAGTTCTCAATGTTACCAGGCAATCTCCAGAAGGTCTCATCACAAAAATGGAGTTTGAGGTTTCACCGACCAAGTGCAAAGTGACTGATGATATAGCTACTATACGTGCCTGTGAATTACGACACACACATGCCAAGTTGCTTTGCCTCACTACAGTCCATCAGAACTCCCCGACGGACCAGAAAACCTTCGATATCATATGTGAGGAAAAGCAAAAGAAGCACAAACATCCTATCGACAACGACGAAAATGTTCAGCAGCTGATACAGGAAGCTATAGACAAGTTGGAATCAAACCAACTACATACAAACAAGCAGCGTTTATTACAAATCCACAAACATTATACTAACGTGACGTCTACCAAAGTGACCACGATTGATTTCGACCTCGCCTACACGTCGTGTCTGAAGTACGAAATCATTGAGGATGTAGAGAACTGCAAGTTTATTGATAGCATTCCGCCGCGCCACTGCGTCGCTAGCGTATACGAGCGGCACTGGATGACCAACGGCAAATACATCGATGTCAATTGCGACAACGACGAGCAAGCCGTTGCTGGGGAAACTATAGATTCTAACGTAACCATGGCCTTGGCAAATGAAGCATTGAAGCACGTGGAAGCAAAATATCCTCATCCAAATAAACAGATAGTGGTGAAGATTATATCGGCGGAGAGGCAGGTGGTGGCGGGCGTGCACTGGCGGCTGAAGATGGAAGTGGGTCTTTCGACGTGCCCGGCGCTGACCCCGCGCGCCAACTGCCGCCGCGACTCCGATGCGCCAACAAAATTCTGTCGCGCCAACATCTGGGTGCAACCCTCAGGGGACCACCCGCCCATATACCGCGTCTCCTGCGAAGACCAAGACGAAGCCACCACGGAAATGTACGAGAAACTGCAGGCACAGAAACTCTTTGCAGACTTTGTAGGCACTTACAGACCTACCTATGCGTTAGACCGGATTGAACTTGGAAGACGATTTGAAATCTTCAGAGAAAACGTGAAGAAGATGCACGAATTGAACACACACGAGCGTGGCACGGCCACGTATGGCGTGACTCGCTTCGCGGATTTGACTCGGGAGGAGTTTACTAAGAGACATCTGGGGCTGAAGCCGGAGCTCAAGGACCACAACCAGATCCCCCGCGCGATGGCGTCGATACCACAAGTGGAGCTGCCTGCTGGGTTCGACTGGAGGGAGAAGGGCGCTGTGACGGAGGTGAAGAACCAGGGAGCTTGTGGCAGTTGCTGGGCGTTCAGCGTTACTG GCAACGTCGAGGGTCAATACCAGCTGAAGACGGGCAAGCTGTTGTCTCTCTCGGAGCAAGAGCTTGTAGACTGTGACAAGCTGGACAACGGCTGCAACGGGGGGCTCCCGGACAACGCTTACAG GGCCATAGAGCAACTGGGCGGGCTAGAAGTAGAGTCTGACTACCCATACGACGGCGCGGATGACAAATGTTCGTTCAACAAGACGCTGTCCCGGGTTCAGATCAGCGGCGCCGTCAACATATCTTCAGACGAGACGGATATGGCCAAGTGGCTCGTGCAGCATGGGCCTATATCTATTG GTATAAACGCGAACGCGATGCAGTTCTACGTGGGAGGAGTCTCTCACCCGTGGAAGATGCTGTGCAACCCCAAGAACATCGACCACGGCGTGCTCATCGTGGGATACGGGGTCAAAC AATACCCGCTATTCAAGCGAACCATGCCGTATTGGATCGTCAAAAACTCTTGGGGGCCGCTGTGGGGCGAGCAGGGCTACTACCGCGTGTACCGCGGCGACGGCACCTGCGGCGTCAACCAGATGGCCAGCAGCGCGCTCATATAG
- the LOC105390495 gene encoding probable DNA primase large subunit: MSFYYLSPVKGEMPVHLLETIILKRLEYLTAIAKSETTGFNEFVIEGSVYDNVGHFMLCIITNLYQNRDFTKFFLKAETALFRNRLKSLSAYELRSFAKKIMQNLKKYDFLYNPALKLICQHLILKHVSHHLCSEDHEESCGMFNIELNFHHCLPLVASRQVELQHGVATVPCGRWKTLLIIQFQKRLLQRILNKDIPHLRNDPRILEILQKIKNENFNFTSSASQNTLTSKDVDKTSIMFPPCMLNLHLNLRKRHRLSHDQRFYFSLFLKDIGMPVEEAIEFWRQEYRKDPSGGSCCHHWERDEKKFIYGIRHMYGLEGARKEYSSVSCHRIQTNSNAGCEGGCPFKSFDPPIMAKLLDTKALDTPGFLTEIHDFKRKGDHISSCLHYLKNRFTKSVKICDNNVSLNFTPVKYYELANKYK; encoded by the coding sequence ATGTCCTTTTACTATCTGAGTCCTGTGAAAGGAGAAATGCCAGTACATTTGTTGGAAACTATAATTTTAAAGAGACTTGAGTACCTAACTGCTATTGCAAAGAGTGAGACCACAGGATTTAATGAGTTTGTGATAGAAGGAAGTGTTTATGATAATGTGGGACATTTCATGCTATGCATTATTACAAATCTATACCAAAACAGagatttcacaaagtttttctTAAAAGCAGAAACTGCACTGTTTAGGAACCGTTTGAAGTCCCTTTCAGCTTATGAATTAAGATCTTTTGCTAAGAAAATTAtgcagaatttaaaaaaatatgacttcCTGTACAACCCagctttaaaattaatatgccAGCATTTAATACTAAAACATGTATCACATCACCTCTGTTCAGAAGATCATGAAGAGTCCTGTGGCATGTTTAACATAGAGTTAAACTTTCACCATTGCCTCCCACTGGTGGCCAGCAGGCAAGTCGAGTTGCAGCACGGTGTAGCCACAGTACCATGTGGAAGATGGAAAACCcttttaataatacaatttcaAAAAAGATTGCTCCAAAGAATTCTTAATAAAGACATACCACATCTGAGAAATGATCCAAGAATACTTGAGATATTACAGAAAATAAAGAATgagaattttaattttacttcatCTGCATCACAAAACACTTTAACGAGCAAAGATGTGGATAAAACTTCCATTATGTTTCCACCATGTATGTTAAATCTACATTTAAACCTAAGAAAACGACATAGACTGTCCCATGAccagagattttattttagtttatttttaaaagacaTTGGTATGCCAGTAGAAGAGGCGATAGAGTTTTGGCGTCAGGAATATCGGAAAGACCCTTCTGGTGGCTCCTGCTGCCATCACTGGGAAAGAGATGAGAAGAAGTTTATTTATGGAATCAGACACATGTATGGGTTAGAAGGCGCTAGAAAGGAGTATTCATCAGTAAGTTGCCATAGAATTCAGACAAACTCAAATGCGGGTTGTGAAGGTGGATGTCCATTTAAATCTTTTGATCCACCAATTATGGCTAAACTACTAGACACAAAGGCCTTGGATACTCCAGGTTTTTTGACTGAAATACACGATTTTAAAAGAAAAGGTGACCATATTAGTAGTTGCCTGCATTACCTGAAGAATCGATTTACTAAGTCTGTAAAAATCTGTGATAATAAtgttagtttaaattttacgcctgttaaatattatgaattagctaataaatacaaatga